One genomic segment of Deinococcus sp. LM3 includes these proteins:
- the mbhE gene encoding hydrogen gas-evolving membrane-bound hydrogenase subunit E encodes MGLMTAAVALPFLMAAVCAALAGRLGRATGVLAALAFVPALLLASRTGGDPLSETTRWVPDLGLNLVFRGDGFSLMFAVLIGVIGTLASLYSVTYLSDRERFGRFYPYLLAFGGSMLGLVLSDNLAALFAFWEMTSVTSFLLIGLWHTRSSARDGAVKAFLISALGGLALLAAVVMLGLAGGSAQLSQLDLDAVRASPLFVPALLLTVLAAATKSAQLPFHLWLPTAMEAPTPVSAFLHSATMVKAGVLLVAKFGLIFSVSPLWSGLLVPLGLATMVWGAWLALRQNDLKALLAYSTVSQLGLLVSLYGVADAEGRFAATTHLLNHAAFKAALFFVVGIIDHETGTRDVRRLSGLRRALPVTFAVAALAALSMAGLPPLGGFLSKELFYETMWHQGPLFLVVAVAGGALTFAYSARLLRVFTGELRAPKVPHEAGAGLTVPAALLAGAALLMGLWPALTETLTRTAQTALAFGSYGGHIRWWHGVTPALLGTLVTWALGAALVWRAPAVQRLQERLTPLWNANLSYVLILTLLNTLASRVIARTQGLALPDQLRLSLGASALIGGYAVWQAPQVLPRLEAVPLEALPVAALLVAGAVGVALSRNRLTAVVLTGLTGFGSAVSFLLMRAPDLALTQLLVETVTVILFLLVFRFLPGVRDLPRTRGRLGLDLLLSAGAAVGATLLVMASLRFLAPPISPYYLLNSYKEGGGKNVVNVILVDFRGFDTLGEITVVAVVALAVGALVRLGRPGQAPPEVDAEQLAAPAPRSKP; translated from the coding sequence ATGGGACTGATGACGGCGGCCGTGGCGCTGCCGTTCCTGATGGCGGCCGTGTGCGCGGCGCTGGCCGGACGGCTGGGCCGCGCGACGGGCGTGCTGGCGGCGCTGGCGTTCGTGCCGGCGCTACTGCTGGCCTCCCGCACGGGCGGCGATCCGCTGAGCGAGACGACCCGCTGGGTGCCGGACCTGGGCCTGAACCTGGTGTTCCGCGGGGACGGGTTCTCGCTGATGTTCGCGGTGCTGATCGGCGTGATCGGCACGCTGGCGAGCCTGTACTCGGTGACGTACCTGTCGGACCGTGAGCGCTTCGGGCGGTTCTACCCGTACCTGCTGGCGTTCGGCGGGTCGATGCTGGGGCTGGTCCTGAGTGACAACCTCGCGGCGCTGTTCGCGTTCTGGGAGATGACCAGCGTCACGAGTTTCCTGCTGATCGGCCTGTGGCACACCCGCAGTTCGGCGCGTGACGGGGCGGTCAAGGCCTTCCTGATCAGCGCGCTGGGCGGCCTGGCGCTGCTGGCGGCCGTGGTGATGCTGGGACTGGCGGGCGGCAGCGCGCAACTGTCGCAGCTGGACCTGGACGCGGTGCGGGCCTCACCGCTGTTCGTGCCGGCGCTGCTGCTGACCGTGCTGGCCGCCGCGACGAAGTCCGCGCAGCTGCCGTTCCACCTGTGGTTGCCGACGGCCATGGAAGCCCCGACGCCCGTGTCGGCGTTCCTGCACTCGGCGACGATGGTCAAGGCGGGCGTGCTGCTGGTCGCGAAGTTCGGGTTGATCTTCTCGGTGAGTCCGCTCTGGAGTGGGCTGCTGGTGCCGCTGGGACTGGCGACCATGGTGTGGGGCGCGTGGCTGGCGCTGCGGCAGAACGACCTCAAGGCGCTGCTGGCGTACTCGACGGTGTCGCAGCTGGGCCTGCTGGTCAGTCTGTACGGCGTGGCGGACGCCGAGGGCCGTTTCGCGGCGACGACGCACCTGCTGAACCACGCGGCGTTCAAGGCGGCGCTGTTCTTCGTGGTGGGCATCATCGATCACGAGACCGGCACGCGGGACGTGCGGCGCCTGTCGGGCCTGCGCCGGGCGCTGCCGGTCACGTTCGCCGTGGCCGCGCTGGCGGCCCTGAGCATGGCGGGCCTGCCGCCGCTGGGCGGCTTCCTGAGCAAGGAACTGTTCTACGAGACCATGTGGCACCAGGGACCGCTGTTCCTGGTGGTGGCGGTCGCCGGGGGCGCGCTGACCTTCGCGTACAGCGCGCGGCTGCTGCGGGTGTTCACTGGTGAGTTGCGCGCCCCGAAGGTGCCGCACGAGGCGGGCGCGGGCCTGACGGTCCCGGCGGCGCTGCTGGCCGGCGCGGCCCTGCTGATGGGTCTGTGGCCGGCCCTGACCGAGACGCTGACCCGCACGGCGCAGACGGCGCTGGCGTTCGGGTCGTACGGGGGGCACATCCGCTGGTGGCATGGCGTGACGCCCGCCCTGCTGGGCACGCTGGTCACCTGGGCGCTGGGCGCGGCGCTGGTGTGGCGCGCGCCGGCCGTGCAGCGCCTGCAGGAACGCCTGACGCCGCTGTGGAACGCCAACCTGTCGTACGTGCTGATCCTGACGCTGCTGAACACCCTGGCGAGCCGCGTGATCGCGCGCACGCAGGGGCTGGCGCTGCCGGACCAGCTGCGCCTGAGCCTGGGCGCGTCCGCCCTGATCGGCGGGTACGCCGTGTGGCAGGCCCCGCAGGTACTGCCCCGGCTGGAGGCCGTGCCGCTCGAGGCGCTGCCGGTCGCGGCGCTGCTCGTGGCGGGCGCGGTGGGCGTGGCCCTGTCCCGCAACCGCCTGACGGCGGTCGTCCTGACCGGCCTGACCGGGTTCGGGAGCGCCGTGTCGTTCCTGCTGATGCGCGCCCCGGACCTCGCGCTGACGCAGCTGCTGGTCGAGACGGTCACGGTGATCCTGTTCCTGCTGGTGTTCCGGTTCCTGCCGGGCGTGCGGGACCTGCCGCGCACCCGCGGCCGCCTGGGCCTGGACCTGCTGCTCTCGGCGGGCGCGGCGGTGGGAGCCACGCTGCTGGTCATGGCCAGCCTGCGCTTCCTGGCGCCGCCGATCTCGCCGTACTACCTGCTCAACTCGTACAAGGAGGGCGGC
- a CDS encoding copper resistance CopC family protein, with protein sequence MHRFTPLLAALSLSLAGAHTAVTGVTPALNATVAAPASVTLTFNEAVETRFSTFRVMAVPAGKTAQAAAALALAEKPGSACLVNRAATLPALAARVTVPLRADLKPGAYVIAWKILSEDGHPVSGHSSFRVR encoded by the coding sequence ATGCACCGATTCACCCCACTGCTCGCCGCGCTCAGCCTGTCTCTGGCGGGCGCGCACACGGCCGTCACGGGCGTCACGCCCGCCCTGAACGCCACCGTGGCCGCCCCGGCCTCCGTGACCCTGACCTTCAACGAGGCGGTCGAGACGCGCTTTTCCACCTTCCGGGTGATGGCCGTGCCCGCCGGGAAGACCGCCCAGGCCGCCGCCGCGCTCGCCCTGGCCGAGAAGCCCGGCAGCGCCTGCCTCGTGAACCGCGCCGCGACCCTTCCCGCCCTGGCGGCCCGCGTGACCGTGCCGCTGCGCGCCGACCTGAAACCCGGCGCGTACGTGATCGCCTGGAAGATCCTCTCCGAGGACGGGCACCCCGTCTCGGGCCACAGCAGCTTCCGCGTCCGGTGA
- a CDS encoding DUF1775 domain-containing protein has product MKTLIRSMLSLSAAALISVAAAHATVRTEAGLSESAAGKSETYRLNVPTEKEIATTQIRLVIPAGVSVSRFQVTPGFTRTVTKNADGLVTEVVWKGRVAPMEYARFFFQARNPAQAGELVWKVYQTYSDGSVVAWDDADPARGPAGRTTVK; this is encoded by the coding sequence ATGAAGACCCTGATCCGTTCCATGCTTTCCCTGTCCGCCGCCGCCCTGATTTCCGTGGCCGCCGCGCACGCCACCGTCCGCACCGAGGCTGGCCTCAGCGAGTCCGCCGCCGGCAAGAGCGAGACGTACCGCCTGAACGTCCCCACCGAGAAGGAGATCGCCACCACCCAGATCCGGCTGGTCATTCCGGCCGGTGTCAGCGTCAGCCGCTTCCAGGTGACGCCCGGCTTCACCCGCACCGTTACGAAGAACGCCGACGGCCTGGTGACCGAGGTCGTCTGGAAGGGCCGCGTGGCGCCCATGGAGTACGCCCGGTTCTTCTTCCAGGCGCGCAACCCGGCGCAGGCTGGCGAACTGGTCTGGAAGGTGTACCAGACGTACAGTGACGGCAGCGTGGTGGCGTGGGACGATGCCGACCCCGCCAGGGGCCCGGCCGGCCGCACCACCGTCAAGTAA
- a CDS encoding CopD family protein — protein sequence MNAVLAALGFAGVALLLGGALTRRWLTPGHPPLRVLGAGLGLLLLGWLGQVSLTLGALGFTAPADLLDYLTGTSTGRAMLGGLIGALLLLAAELGSRPRWPVLGAALLLAWGAAGTGHGAGHGPWVRGLHAAHLLAMSVWAGGVLAIVTTRPLTTALARRFTPAALGSVIVLAGTGLLMAGEHLRTPAQWTGTLYGQTLLVKVTLVALAVGAAVLVRRAFAARSPQARVALAREALLLVTVLGTTAVLSTLPPPVPEPAATGAAPEPPATERAAPPRSP from the coding sequence GTGAACGCCGTGCTGGCCGCCCTGGGCTTCGCGGGCGTGGCGCTGCTGCTGGGCGGGGCGCTGACCCGCCGCTGGCTCACGCCGGGCCACCCGCCCCTGCGGGTGCTGGGCGCGGGCCTGGGCCTGCTGCTCCTCGGCTGGCTCGGGCAGGTCAGCCTGACCCTGGGCGCGCTGGGTTTCACCGCTCCCGCCGACCTGCTCGACTACCTGACCGGCACCTCCACCGGCCGGGCCATGCTGGGCGGCCTGATCGGCGCGCTGCTGCTGCTGGCCGCCGAACTGGGCAGCCGCCCGCGCTGGCCGGTGCTGGGCGCGGCGCTGCTGCTTGCCTGGGGCGCGGCGGGTACCGGGCACGGCGCGGGGCACGGCCCCTGGGTGCGGGGGCTGCACGCCGCGCACCTGCTGGCCATGTCCGTGTGGGCAGGAGGCGTGCTGGCCATCGTGACGACCCGGCCGCTCACGACGGCGCTCGCGCGGCGCTTCACGCCGGCCGCGCTGGGCAGCGTGATCGTCCTGGCCGGCACGGGGCTACTGATGGCGGGCGAGCACCTGCGCACGCCCGCGCAGTGGACCGGCACCCTGTACGGGCAGACGCTGCTGGTCAAGGTGACGCTGGTCGCTCTGGCCGTCGGCGCGGCCGTGCTGGTCCGCCGGGCGTTCGCGGCCCGCTCACCGCAGGCGCGGGTCGCCCTGGCGCGCGAGGCGCTGCTGCTCGTGACGGTGCTGGGCACCACCGCTGTCCTGAGCACCCTCCCTCCACCCGTGCCGGAGCCCGCCGCGACAGGAGCCGCACCTGAACCGCCCGCAACGGAACGGGCCGCGCCGCCGCGGTCCCCGTGA